A single window of Candidatus Aminicenantes bacterium DNA harbors:
- the mdh gene encoding malate dehydrogenase: MRKKIALIGGGQIGQILAMLAAQKEMGDIVILDIPELENPAKGKALDLMEMAPHGNYDATITGTSDYKDIAGADVVIVTAGKPRQAGMTREDLLAVNLQIIETVAKGVKQYAPKAFCLIVTNPLDAMVYAFYKMTGFPKHQVLGMAGTLDTARWRAFIAMELGVSVVDVAGTVLGGHGPDMVPLPRLTTVGGVPLTEIASKELIDKIALRTREAGTEIVKLFGKGSAFFSPAWSAIVMAESFLKDKKRVLPACALCEGEYGVNGLFIGVPCLIGAKGLERIFEIKLNDEEKAQLQKTIGSVKKTVEETKL, encoded by the coding sequence ATGAGAAAGAAGATCGCACTGATCGGCGGCGGCCAGATCGGCCAGATCCTGGCCATGCTGGCGGCCCAAAAGGAGATGGGGGACATCGTCATCCTGGATATCCCCGAGCTCGAGAATCCGGCCAAGGGCAAGGCCCTCGACCTGATGGAGATGGCGCCCCACGGCAATTACGACGCCACCATCACCGGGACCTCCGACTACAAGGACATCGCCGGCGCCGACGTCGTCATCGTCACGGCCGGCAAGCCCCGCCAAGCCGGCATGACCCGCGAGGACCTGCTGGCCGTCAACCTGCAGATCATCGAGACGGTGGCCAAGGGCGTCAAGCAGTACGCGCCCAAAGCTTTCTGCCTGATCGTCACCAACCCCCTCGACGCCATGGTTTACGCTTTCTACAAGATGACCGGCTTCCCCAAGCATCAGGTGCTGGGCATGGCCGGGACGCTCGATACGGCCCGCTGGCGCGCCTTCATCGCCATGGAACTGGGCGTATCGGTGGTCGACGTCGCCGGGACCGTCCTCGGCGGCCACGGCCCGGACATGGTCCCCCTGCCTCGCCTGACCACGGTCGGCGGCGTCCCCCTGACCGAGATCGCCTCCAAGGAGCTGATCGACAAGATCGCCCTGCGGACGCGCGAAGCCGGAACCGAGATCGTCAAGCTCTTCGGCAAAGGCTCGGCCTTCTTCAGCCCCGCCTGGAGTGCGATCGTCATGGCCGAAAGCTTCCTCAAGGACAAGAAACGCGTTCTCCCCGCCTGCGCCCTATGCGAGGGCGAATACGGCGTCAACGGCCTGTTCATCGGCGTCCCCTGCCTGATCGGAGCCAAGGGTCTGGAACGGATCTTCGAGATCAAGCTGAACGACGAGGAGAAGGCCCAGCTTCAGAAGACCATCGGTTCGGTCAAGAAGACCGTCGAGGAGACCAAGCTCTAA
- the sucC gene encoding ADP-forming succinate--CoA ligase subunit beta codes for MRLHEDQAKSILSARGIAVPRGFTASSAEEAASVAAQIGGPVVVKALILSGGRGKAGGVRTAQTPDEAGRIAAGLLSGRLVTSQTGPSGAVVRRVLIEESIPVVRETYLAMAVDRGLGRVVVLASGQGGMELEALAAASPQAVIRETVPIPTGPSSVQAEAIAAACGLAGPDAEGFTRALLALWRAFRDSDAGLIEINPLGLALGGGWLALDAKMILDDSALSRHPELARLRDSADDDPREAEAAAVGLSYVRLDGDIGCLVNGAGLAMATADIIEMAGGHPADFLDIGGGVGEDALREGYRIVASDPAVRAILINVFGGIVRCDLVASGVVRACRDFSLDAPLVVRMLGTNDEDGRRILAESGLAFQTAETMDEAAAKSVAAAAGARS; via the coding sequence ATGAGACTCCACGAAGACCAGGCCAAATCGATCCTGTCGGCCCGCGGCATCGCCGTGCCGCGGGGCTTCACGGCGTCCTCCGCGGAGGAGGCTGCATCTGTCGCGGCCCAAATCGGCGGCCCCGTCGTCGTCAAGGCCCTGATTTTATCGGGAGGCCGCGGAAAAGCGGGCGGCGTGCGCACCGCCCAAACGCCCGATGAGGCCGGCCGCATCGCCGCCGGCTTGCTGTCGGGCCGTCTTGTGACATCCCAGACCGGTCCCTCGGGAGCCGTCGTCAGACGCGTCCTGATCGAAGAATCAATTCCCGTCGTCAGAGAAACCTATCTGGCGATGGCCGTCGATCGAGGGCTGGGCCGCGTCGTCGTCCTCGCCTCCGGGCAAGGCGGGATGGAGCTCGAAGCCTTGGCCGCGGCTTCGCCGCAGGCCGTCATCCGGGAAACCGTTCCGATCCCCACCGGTCCCTCTTCCGTCCAAGCTGAAGCCATTGCCGCAGCCTGCGGACTGGCCGGCCCGGATGCCGAGGGCTTTACCCGGGCCCTGCTCGCCCTCTGGCGGGCTTTCCGCGACTCCGACGCCGGCCTGATCGAAATCAATCCCCTGGGACTGGCGCTGGGAGGGGGCTGGCTTGCCTTGGACGCCAAGATGATCTTGGACGACAGCGCCCTGTCCCGCCATCCCGAACTGGCCCGTTTACGCGATTCCGCCGACGACGACCCGCGCGAAGCTGAGGCGGCCGCCGTCGGCTTAAGCTACGTCCGGCTGGACGGCGACATCGGCTGTCTGGTCAACGGAGCCGGGCTGGCCATGGCTACCGCCGACATCATTGAGATGGCCGGCGGGCACCCGGCCGACTTCCTCGACATCGGCGGCGGCGTCGGCGAGGACGCTTTGCGCGAAGGCTACCGGATCGTCGCTTCCGACCCGGCGGTTCGGGCGATCTTGATCAACGTCTTCGGCGGCATCGTCCGCTGCGATCTGGTGGCCAGTGGCGTCGTTCGCGCCTGCCGCGATTTCAGCCTCGACGCTCCCCTGGTCGTCCGGATGCTCGGAACCAACGACGAAGATGGCCGCCGGATCCTGGCCGAATCGGGATTGGCCTTCCAAACGGCCGAAACCATGGACGAGGCGGCCGCCAAATCGGTTGCCGCCGCCGCAGGAGCCCGGTCGTGA
- the sucD gene encoding succinate--CoA ligase subunit alpha, with protein sequence MSILAGSATRVLVQGFTGREGTFHAQRMIEYGTRVVGGTSPGKGGSRHLGLPVFDTMAEALTATGATASVVFVPPLRAAGAVREAAEAGIGLVVCITEGIPVLDVIEVKAWLAAKGTLLIGPNTPGIIVPGETKIGIMPGSIHRPGTVGLVSRSGTLTYEAVHQLTAAGLGQSTAMGIGGDPVIGLDFIDCLAAFRDDPRTEAVVLIGEIGGSAEEDAADYLRSGYPKPVFAYVAGRTAPPGKRMGHAGAIIEAAGVTRLPGPRQTNSAGNGIAAAKIAALREAGAMVIDSPAAIGETVRRRLRC encoded by the coding sequence GTGAGCATCCTGGCCGGATCGGCAACCCGCGTCCTTGTGCAAGGCTTCACCGGCCGGGAGGGGACGTTTCACGCCCAGCGGATGATCGAATACGGAACGCGGGTCGTCGGCGGCACCTCGCCCGGCAAGGGCGGGAGCAGGCATCTCGGACTTCCCGTTTTCGACACCATGGCCGAGGCGCTGACGGCGACCGGCGCTACCGCTTCGGTCGTCTTTGTCCCCCCTCTACGGGCGGCCGGGGCCGTCCGGGAGGCGGCTGAGGCGGGCATCGGCTTGGTCGTCTGCATCACCGAGGGCATTCCGGTCCTGGACGTGATCGAAGTCAAAGCTTGGCTGGCCGCGAAAGGAACGCTTCTCATCGGACCCAACACGCCCGGGATCATTGTTCCGGGCGAGACCAAGATCGGGATCATGCCCGGATCGATCCATCGGCCGGGAACGGTGGGCCTCGTCTCCCGCTCGGGGACGCTGACTTACGAGGCCGTCCATCAATTGACCGCGGCCGGCCTCGGCCAGTCGACGGCCATGGGCATCGGAGGCGATCCCGTCATCGGCTTGGACTTCATCGATTGCCTGGCGGCTTTCCGTGACGATCCCCGAACGGAAGCCGTCGTCCTGATCGGAGAAATCGGCGGCTCGGCCGAAGAGGACGCCGCCGACTATCTCCGCTCCGGATACCCCAAGCCCGTTTTCGCCTATGTCGCCGGCCGGACTGCGCCTCCGGGCAAGCGCATGGGCCACGCCGGGGCCATCATCGAGGCCGCGGGAGTGACCAGGCTTCCGGGGCCCCGCCAAACGAACTCAGCAGGGAACGGGATCGCCGCCGCCAAGATCGCGGCTCTGCGCGAAGCAGGCGCCATGGTCATCGACAGCCCGGCCGCGATTGGGGAAACCGTCCGGAGGAGGCTCCGTTGCTGA
- a CDS encoding PHP domain-containing protein has protein sequence MLKVDLHTHSGDDPQDRIRYSSRDLIDRAAGLGFDALAITNHNALAHTPALAAYAAARGLLLLPGVEITVGGCHVLVINPEFAASPSVKYTLADIPSLKTPGSLFIAPHPYFVFFQSLGKRIEAVLPYLDAIEFASYYNRVIDFNRPAVRLAARTGKPLIGTSDCHTVRQLGRTYSLIEAEKTPESILAAVKTGRVEVRSVPISLAMMASIVLGQFSIRKLARLFER, from the coding sequence TTGCTGAAAGTCGATCTGCACACCCATTCGGGCGACGATCCCCAGGACCGCATCCGGTATTCCAGCCGGGATCTCATCGATCGGGCGGCAGGGCTCGGCTTCGACGCACTGGCCATCACCAACCACAACGCCTTGGCTCACACGCCCGCGCTGGCCGCCTACGCCGCCGCGCGCGGCCTCTTGCTTCTACCGGGAGTGGAAATCACGGTCGGAGGCTGCCATGTGCTGGTCATCAACCCCGAGTTCGCCGCCTCGCCTTCCGTCAAATACACGCTCGCCGACATCCCGAGCCTTAAAACCCCAGGCAGCCTTTTCATCGCTCCGCATCCGTATTTCGTCTTCTTCCAGTCCCTGGGAAAGAGGATCGAAGCCGTGCTCCCCTATTTAGACGCCATCGAATTCGCGTCCTATTATAATCGAGTGATCGACTTTAACCGGCCGGCCGTGCGCTTGGCCGCCCGAACGGGGAAGCCTCTCATCGGCACTTCCGACTGCCATACCGTCCGACAGCTCGGCCGCACCTATTCCCTGATCGAGGCAGAAAAGACGCCGGAATCCATCCTGGCGGCCGTCAAAACCGGCCGGGTCGAGGTCCGGAGCGTGCCGATCTCGCTGGCGATGATGGCCTCGATCGTCTTGGGCCAATTTTCGATCCGCAAGCTGGCCCGGTTGTTCGAGCGCTGA
- a CDS encoding MBL fold metallo-hydrolase produces MMKKLSLVAALTLALSFAGHPAFAQQTQPAAKPAMPEMAAMTVQQIAPALYLVKGGSGANTAFYVANKFVMAIDAKMSADAARQMIAAIAKTTPNPIQTLILTHSDQDHVNGLNGFPAGLTILSSEGTKREMEEAFRDEKMAALRAYLPTQTYKSSYDLNGDLPGGKKFKISLFHFGPAHTSGDTIILFRDEKVAFVGDLAFTGRDPLIHRQKGGTSIGYIATLKKMIDLPADSYLSGHADPLTKDDLRALLKSMEEKLTKVKELVGQGKTLDEVKTAMGVQTQAGSRWPSLVEVMYLDLTEKR; encoded by the coding sequence ATGATGAAAAAGCTGTCGCTTGTAGCCGCCCTGACTTTGGCCCTCTCATTCGCGGGGCACCCCGCCTTTGCCCAGCAAACCCAGCCCGCGGCCAAGCCGGCCATGCCGGAGATGGCCGCGATGACCGTGCAACAGATCGCCCCGGCTCTCTATCTGGTCAAGGGCGGCAGCGGCGCCAATACCGCATTCTATGTCGCCAATAAATTCGTCATGGCCATCGACGCCAAGATGTCCGCCGACGCCGCCCGTCAGATGATCGCCGCCATCGCCAAGACGACCCCCAACCCCATCCAAACCCTGATCCTCACCCACAGCGACCAGGATCACGTCAACGGCCTGAACGGCTTCCCGGCCGGGCTGACGATCCTGTCCAGCGAAGGCACGAAGCGGGAGATGGAAGAGGCCTTCAGGGACGAGAAGATGGCCGCGCTTCGCGCTTACCTGCCCACCCAAACCTATAAAAGCTCATACGACCTGAACGGGGATCTTCCCGGCGGCAAGAAATTCAAGATCTCGCTATTCCACTTCGGCCCGGCCCACACGAGCGGAGATACGATCATCCTCTTCCGCGATGAGAAAGTCGCCTTTGTCGGCGATCTGGCTTTCACCGGCCGCGACCCCCTGATTCACCGCCAGAAGGGCGGGACCTCGATCGGCTATATCGCCACTCTGAAAAAGATGATCGACCTGCCCGCCGACTCGTATCTCTCCGGCCACGCCGATCCTCTGACCAAGGACGACCTGCGGGCCCTGCTGAAGAGCATGGAAGAGAAGCTGACCAAGGTCAAAGAGCTCGTCGGACAGGGCAAGACGCTGGACGAGGTCAAGACGGCGATGGGCGTCCAGACCCAGGCCGGGAGCCGCTGGCCCAGCCTGGTCGAGGTCATGTACCTCGATCTGACCGAGAAGCGTTGA
- a CDS encoding ChaN family lipoprotein, with protein sequence MKKSLRLIPIILLASGALAAGLAAQEGPDKTLTLKLGDPRFKDKTVDVAVGQILAMESGKPISFEQMIKEMKPVPFVHIGETHNSMAIHELQARIIAALLEQDRRLAVGLEMYPETQQEVLTKWSLGILTEAQFIREGLWYTTWNQNYAFYKPIFDIIKAGAIPLYALNAPREIISKIRMQGWDALSEAEKALAPKPDLSSVEHRELMKQVFSNEGMPAAMRGTGSNAMFEGLLRGQSAWNEVMGANAVKAHQVEGRKVVVLVGSGHLIYNLGLNARAHERSGLPFKTVVAVPVPKGQASIKVARTLADYIVGIPDEARAVYPSIGLGFKKVKGMDNLVIESKPIDGAAVGQGFERGDVVLFVDGKSFNEANELRIYLATFGWDAEIKFHLLRAGVEKDVVLTLKETPPPAMPPVPEKK encoded by the coding sequence ATGAAGAAATCTCTCCGATTGATTCCGATTATTCTTCTGGCCTCTGGTGCGCTGGCCGCAGGGCTGGCCGCCCAGGAAGGGCCCGATAAGACGCTGACGCTCAAGCTCGGCGATCCGCGCTTCAAGGACAAGACCGTCGACGTGGCGGTGGGGCAGATCCTGGCCATGGAATCGGGGAAGCCGATCTCCTTCGAACAGATGATCAAGGAGATGAAGCCCGTCCCGTTCGTCCATATCGGCGAGACCCACAACTCGATGGCCATTCACGAGCTGCAGGCTCGGATCATCGCCGCCCTCCTGGAGCAGGACCGGCGCCTGGCGGTGGGCCTGGAGATGTATCCCGAGACCCAGCAGGAAGTCCTGACCAAGTGGAGCCTGGGCATCCTGACCGAGGCTCAGTTCATCCGGGAAGGCCTGTGGTACACGACCTGGAATCAGAACTACGCTTTCTACAAGCCCATCTTCGATATCATCAAGGCCGGAGCGATTCCCCTCTACGCCTTGAACGCGCCGCGCGAAATCATCAGCAAGATCCGGATGCAGGGTTGGGATGCGTTGTCCGAGGCGGAGAAGGCCCTGGCCCCCAAGCCCGATCTGAGCAGCGTCGAGCATCGGGAGCTGATGAAGCAGGTCTTCTCCAACGAGGGCATGCCGGCGGCTATGCGGGGCACGGGCTCCAATGCCATGTTCGAGGGCCTGCTGCGCGGCCAATCGGCCTGGAACGAGGTCATGGGGGCCAATGCCGTGAAGGCCCATCAGGTCGAGGGCCGCAAGGTCGTCGTCCTGGTCGGGTCGGGACACCTCATTTACAATCTGGGCCTGAACGCGCGGGCGCATGAGCGCAGCGGCCTGCCGTTCAAGACCGTCGTGGCCGTGCCGGTGCCCAAGGGGCAGGCGTCGATCAAGGTGGCGAGGACCCTGGCCGATTACATCGTCGGCATCCCCGACGAGGCCCGGGCGGTCTATCCCTCGATCGGGCTGGGCTTCAAGAAGGTCAAGGGGATGGACAACCTGGTCATCGAGTCCAAGCCCATCGACGGCGCGGCCGTCGGGCAGGGCTTCGAGAGAGGCGATGTCGTCCTCTTCGTCGATGGCAAATCCTTCAACGAGGCCAACGAGCTACGGATCTATCTGGCGACGTTCGGCTGGGACGCGGAAATCAAGTTCCATCTGCTGCGGGCCGGCGTCGAGAAAGATGTCGTCCTGACGCTCAAGGAGACACCGCCGCCGGCGATGCCTCCGGTCCCCGAGAAGAAGTAA
- the fusA gene encoding elongation factor G, which produces MKDYPVEKIRNIALVGHGSSGKTTLAAAVLFDAGVSNRLTKVDKGNTITDFEPEEIERKISISSAACFVEWNDNKINIIDTPGYSNFLWDTSAGLRAVDGAAVLVDAVAGVEVGTEKVWEMLEEFSLPRLVVISKMDRENANFSRTIESVQQFFGRQAVPVQIPIGEEKNFRGVVDLVSQKAYLYEKDESGKFTEGPIPAEIKEDAEHRFRELVEMIAECDEKLMEKYLEAGELPADDIARGLKKAILARQIYPVFAVSGGQNIGVQTLLDGILGLMPTPVERGPVAAVVAGKDDKIAPSSDGPFAALIFKTLSDPYTGRISVMRVFSGRANPDALLANTAKEMDEKLGGLFFLQGKEQIPAGQAHAGDIVATAKLKATATGETLSGKGCGIAIPAIKFPAPSISFAIEPKTRADEDKISQASHRIMEEDPTVGFERDPDSAQLLISGGGELHVRIITEKLKKRYNVDVELKPPKISYKETIKGRADVQGRHKKQTGGRGQFGDIWIKMEPLARGKDFEFDDKIFGGAIPRNFIPSVEKGMLEARKKGVLAGYPVVDLKIILYDGSYHDVDSSDIAFKIAAHKAFKLAMQQAKPTILEPVMNVEVYTPEQYMGDIMGNLNGRRGKVSGMEQKGTMRILKAVVPMSEMLDFEPTLTSITGGRGSFLMVFSHLDEVPSHLQQKIIAEAVKEGRVRQEEE; this is translated from the coding sequence ATGAAAGATTACCCCGTCGAAAAAATCAGGAACATCGCCCTGGTCGGACACGGCTCGTCCGGTAAAACGACGCTGGCCGCCGCCGTCCTCTTCGATGCCGGCGTCTCCAACCGCCTGACCAAGGTGGACAAGGGCAACACGATCACCGATTTCGAGCCCGAGGAGATCGAGCGCAAGATCTCGATCAGCTCGGCGGCCTGTTTTGTCGAGTGGAACGATAATAAAATCAACATCATCGACACGCCCGGCTACAGCAATTTTCTGTGGGATACGTCGGCCGGGCTGCGGGCCGTCGACGGCGCCGCCGTCCTGGTGGACGCCGTGGCCGGGGTCGAAGTGGGGACCGAGAAGGTCTGGGAGATGCTGGAGGAGTTCAGCCTGCCCCGGCTCGTCGTCATCAGCAAGATGGACCGCGAGAACGCCAATTTCAGCCGGACGATCGAATCCGTGCAGCAGTTTTTCGGCCGCCAGGCCGTTCCCGTCCAGATCCCGATCGGCGAAGAGAAGAACTTCCGGGGCGTGGTCGACCTGGTCTCTCAAAAGGCCTATCTGTATGAGAAGGACGAGAGCGGCAAGTTCACCGAAGGACCCATCCCGGCTGAAATCAAAGAGGACGCCGAGCACCGCTTCCGCGAGCTGGTCGAGATGATCGCGGAGTGCGATGAGAAACTGATGGAGAAATACCTGGAGGCCGGCGAGCTCCCGGCCGATGACATCGCCAGGGGTTTGAAAAAGGCTATTCTGGCCCGCCAAATCTACCCGGTCTTCGCCGTTTCGGGCGGCCAGAACATCGGCGTTCAGACCCTTCTCGACGGGATTCTCGGCCTGATGCCGACCCCGGTCGAGCGCGGCCCGGTGGCCGCGGTCGTCGCGGGCAAGGACGACAAGATCGCCCCTTCCTCCGACGGCCCGTTCGCCGCGCTGATCTTCAAGACCTTATCCGATCCCTATACCGGCCGCATCAGCGTGATGCGGGTCTTCTCCGGCCGGGCGAACCCCGACGCCCTCCTGGCCAATACGGCCAAAGAGATGGACGAGAAGCTGGGCGGCCTGTTCTTCCTCCAGGGCAAGGAACAGATTCCGGCCGGCCAGGCGCATGCCGGCGACATCGTGGCCACGGCCAAGCTAAAAGCTACGGCCACCGGCGAAACCCTGTCCGGCAAGGGCTGCGGGATCGCCATCCCGGCCATCAAGTTCCCCGCGCCCTCGATCTCCTTCGCCATCGAGCCCAAGACGCGGGCCGACGAAGACAAGATCAGTCAGGCCTCGCATCGGATCATGGAAGAGGATCCCACGGTCGGCTTCGAGCGCGATCCGGATTCGGCCCAGCTTCTGATCTCCGGCGGAGGGGAGCTGCACGTCCGCATCATCACCGAAAAGCTAAAGAAGCGGTATAACGTCGACGTCGAGCTCAAGCCCCCGAAGATCTCCTACAAAGAGACGATCAAGGGGCGGGCCGACGTCCAGGGCCGGCACAAGAAACAGACCGGCGGCCGCGGCCAGTTCGGCGATATCTGGATCAAGATGGAGCCCCTGGCGCGCGGTAAGGACTTTGAGTTCGACGATAAGATCTTCGGCGGGGCCATCCCGCGCAACTTCATCCCCTCGGTCGAGAAGGGGATGCTCGAAGCCCGCAAGAAGGGCGTGCTGGCCGGTTATCCGGTGGTCGACTTAAAGATCATCCTTTACGACGGGTCCTACCACGACGTCGATTCCTCGGACATCGCTTTCAAGATCGCCGCCCATAAGGCCTTCAAGCTGGCCATGCAGCAGGCCAAGCCGACCATCCTGGAGCCGGTCATGAACGTCGAGGTCTACACGCCCGAGCAGTACATGGGCGACATCATGGGCAACCTCAACGGCCGACGGGGCAAGGTCAGCGGCATGGAGCAGAAGGGTACCATGCGCATCCTGAAGGCCGTCGTGCCCATGTCGGAGATGCTCGACTTCGAGCCGACTCTAACCTCGATCACCGGCGGCCGCGGCTCTTTCCTGATGGTTTTCAGCCATCTGGATGAGGTCCCGTCCCACCTCCAGCAGAAGATCATCGCCGAGGCGGTCAAGGAAGGCCGGGTCCGGCAGGAAGAAGAATAG
- a CDS encoding RluA family pseudouridine synthase gives MPKTSFLVRPDAGEGVRLDVFLARQVPDFTRSQFQHFVDKGQVWVNGEARKSGIKLRAGDRVEIDVEIPVPAPAKAEPIPLDLIYADADIVVIDKPSGLVVHPGAGNRDGTLVNALLHHFPEIEGLGEEDRWGIVHRLDGDTSGVMVVARSERAMVELKRQFKEREVKKIYWALVWGPMHRNSGTLDWPIGRHVTDGHIYSIKTRRPRVAITEYRVIRNFGPFALLEVHPRTGRTHQIRVHLSTAGHPVVGDRRYGGQKGRPSFPRLFLQARVLGFRHPTTEAWMEFQAPLARELALVLKALHRGAEPPRPLPKKRRR, from the coding sequence GTGCCGAAAACCTCGTTCCTCGTCCGGCCCGATGCCGGCGAAGGCGTGCGCCTGGACGTCTTTCTGGCCCGCCAAGTCCCGGATTTTACCCGGTCCCAGTTCCAGCACTTCGTCGATAAGGGCCAGGTCTGGGTCAACGGCGAGGCTCGCAAGTCCGGCATCAAGCTGCGGGCGGGGGACCGCGTCGAAATCGACGTCGAGATTCCCGTGCCCGCGCCGGCCAAGGCCGAGCCGATTCCGCTCGATCTCATCTACGCCGACGCCGACATCGTCGTGATCGACAAGCCCAGCGGCCTGGTCGTCCACCCCGGCGCCGGCAATCGGGATGGGACCTTGGTCAATGCTCTGCTTCATCATTTTCCCGAGATCGAGGGGTTGGGGGAGGAGGACCGTTGGGGGATCGTTCACCGCCTGGACGGCGACACCTCGGGCGTCATGGTCGTGGCCCGTTCGGAGCGTGCCATGGTTGAGCTCAAGCGCCAGTTCAAGGAGCGGGAGGTCAAGAAGATCTATTGGGCCCTGGTCTGGGGACCCATGCATCGCAACTCCGGCACTCTGGATTGGCCGATCGGCCGCCATGTCACCGACGGCCATATCTATTCGATCAAAACCCGCCGGCCCCGCGTGGCCATCACCGAATACCGGGTGATCCGGAACTTCGGCCCCTTTGCCCTGCTCGAAGTCCACCCTCGGACCGGCCGCACCCATCAGATTCGGGTCCATTTGTCCACGGCCGGTCATCCGGTCGTCGGTGACCGCCGCTATGGGGGCCAGAAAGGCCGGCCCAGCTTCCCGCGGCTTTTTCTCCAGGCCCGGGTTCTCGGGTTCCGGCACCCGACGACCGAAGCCTGGATGGAGTTCCAGGCTCCCTTGGCGCGCGAATTGGCCCTGGTCCTCAAAGCCCTTCATCGCGGCGCGGAGCCGCCCCGCCCCCTGCCGAAGAAGCGCCGCCGCTGA
- the lgt gene encoding prolipoprotein diacylglyceryl transferase: protein MKPILIKLGPLTIHSYGFMMALGVALALWFIYRQAKKQGMDAPRLLDAAFYIMIVALVGAKLILLLGNIGYYFKNPKELIWVARTGGVFQGGLAFGILFALWYFRRHKMPTWKIADLAVPALALGHGFGRIGCFLAGCCYGTECALPWKATFHSEYAHNLTGIPLGTPLHPVQLYESALNFLNALILFLVLRKKKFEGQVFSLYVLNYSIIRYITEFFRGDHPDRAFLLRGPSPLLSVSYPQLFCLLGLAASLLMLRIFAKRARV from the coding sequence GTGAAACCCATTCTGATCAAGCTCGGTCCGCTGACCATCCATTCCTACGGCTTCATGATGGCCTTGGGCGTAGCCCTCGCCCTGTGGTTCATCTATCGTCAGGCGAAAAAGCAGGGGATGGACGCCCCCCGCCTCCTCGACGCCGCTTTCTACATCATGATCGTGGCCCTCGTCGGGGCCAAGCTGATCCTGCTCCTGGGCAACATCGGCTACTACTTCAAGAACCCCAAGGAGCTCATCTGGGTCGCCCGCACCGGCGGCGTCTTCCAGGGTGGGCTGGCCTTCGGGATCCTGTTCGCCCTGTGGTACTTCCGCCGGCACAAGATGCCGACCTGGAAGATCGCCGACCTGGCCGTCCCGGCCCTGGCCCTGGGCCACGGCTTCGGCCGCATCGGCTGTTTCCTAGCCGGCTGCTGCTACGGCACGGAGTGCGCCCTGCCCTGGAAGGCGACGTTCCATTCCGAATATGCCCATAACCTGACCGGCATCCCGTTGGGAACGCCGCTTCACCCGGTTCAGCTCTACGAGTCGGCCCTCAACTTCCTCAACGCGCTGATCCTGTTCCTTGTCCTGCGGAAGAAGAAGTTCGAGGGGCAGGTCTTCTCCCTCTATGTCCTGAACTATTCCATCATTCGCTACATCACCGAGTTCTTCCGGGGCGACCACCCGGACCGGGCCTTCCTCCTGCGCGGCCCCTCGCCCCTGTTGAGCGTCTCCTACCCCCAGCTTTTCTGCCTGCTGGGGCTGGCCGCGTCCCTGCTGATGCTCCGGATCTTTGCCAAGCGGGCCCGCGTCTAA
- the lspA gene encoding signal peptidase II yields the protein MKKNWPYLALMAALVGLDQASKALIEAKIGLHETIPVVRGFFNLTHLRNKGAILGVFNASGSRLVPLGLGLLAFAAMILVAVYFLRTPASQKLVRASFAFIIAGALGNLVDRVAHGYVVDFLEMHVKSFYWPTFNVADSCITIGAVLLIFVFFVRRQPA from the coding sequence ATGAAGAAGAATTGGCCATACTTGGCTTTGATGGCTGCGCTGGTCGGGCTGGATCAGGCCTCCAAGGCCCTGATCGAAGCGAAGATCGGCCTGCACGAGACGATCCCTGTCGTCCGCGGGTTCTTCAACCTGACCCATCTCCGCAACAAGGGGGCCATCCTGGGCGTCTTCAACGCTTCCGGCAGCCGCCTCGTCCCGCTGGGGCTCGGCCTTCTGGCCTTTGCCGCCATGATCCTGGTCGCGGTCTATTTCCTTCGGACACCCGCTTCCCAGAAGCTAGTCCGGGCCTCCTTCGCCTTCATCATCGCCGGGGCCCTGGGCAACCTGGTCGACCGGGTGGCCCACGGCTACGTCGTCGATTTCCTGGAAATGCACGTCAAGAGCTTCTACTGGCCCACTTTTAACGTCGCCGACAGCTGCATCACCATCGGCGCCGTCCTGCTCATCTTCGTCTTTTTTGTGAGGAGACAACCCGCGTGA